A genomic window from Leishmania mexicana MHOM/GT/2001/U1103 complete genome, chromosome 14 includes:
- a CDS encoding putative glutathione synthetase, which translates to MPAATTTTTTTTITGAALSKYVLEGLPSEEELVAKCLELGLVIHQPHTYQITHPAVSLRPFPMKADVLRQLYDRQLLWNEAINRTSRNFEFLRDSMKSTAESDRGFTGRLLAILEKVYMTTPIGAKAPVYQPLMLGILRTDYMRSVDPESGSRLSSAEVAVSVAAETARQWKNIEINTISCSFAGISPLVQKFHAYLHKFREAFMNVGAAAAVENTKPASFSTPPVVAASPRQHETAYMIDETHNSAVQVSAALAESVAAWRNAVPYSSFLRQYQQRTGVVLKPIVLAVVQENEVNTADQYKLLLELLETHGVLSLRRTLDQLHATMRLEHATLCKSEQDRSTETREVLSEQLQPPFAVVDEKYVVAVAYFRSTYVPKDLPTETAWQTRERIEESNAVKCPSVPYHLMTFKKMQQVMSNVSEVLAPVSFAGDQQKAAALAEHFVPQYSLNKDEYARLAENRQRIGEGKGIHDPEYWIADAVLHPEQYVLKPQLEGGGNLIAGEPMQRLLRDVNSDDPLYQKIRREYILMRRIDHLVTTGVLFQASRIHVLENNACSEVGIFGVILSSDANGCMMNQAAGSLVRTKPADVTDGGVVAGVAALDSVQIVS; encoded by the coding sequence ATGCCCgccgcgaccaccaccaccacaaccacaACCATCACCGGTGCGGCACTTTCCAAGTATGTACTTGAGGGTCTTccgagcgaggaggagctcgtGGCTAAGTGCCTTGAGCTGGGACTTGTCATTCATCAGCCCCACACTTACCAAATCACCCATCCTGCCGTGTCCCTGCGCCCCTTCCCCATGAAGGcggatgtgctgcgccagTTGTACGACCGCCAGCTCCTGTGGAATGAGGCGATTAACCGCACGTCGCGTAACTTTGAGTTTTTGCGTGACTCGATGAAGTCGACGGCAGAAAGTGATCGCGGCTTCACCGGCCGGCTGCTCGCCATACTGGAGAAGGTGTACATGACCACCCCCATCGGGGCGAAGGCCCCGGTGTACCAGCCGCTTATGCTGGGCATCCTTCGCACCGACTACATGCGCTCTGTCGACCCcgagagcggcagccgcctttCCTCCGCTGAAGTCGCGGTCTCGGTTGCAGCAGAGACGGCACGACAGTGGAAGAACATCGAGATCAACACCATCAGCTGCTCATTCGCCGGCATCTCCCCGCTTGTGCAGAAATTTCACGCGTACCTTCACAAGTTCCGAGAGGCCTTCATGAacgttggcgctgctgcggccgtcGAGAACACCAAACCGGCTTCGTTCTCCACGCCGCCGGTCGTggccgcatcgccgcggcaACACGAGACTGCGTATATGATAGACGAAACGCACAACTCGGCGGTGCAGGTGTCGGCGGCTCTTGCCGAGTCCGTTGCTGCTTGGCGCAACGCCGTGCCCTATTCAAGCTTCCTTCGTCAGTATCAGCAGCGCACGGGTGTCGTCCTAAAGCCGATTGTGCTCGCCGTCGTGCAGGAAAACGAGGTCAATACGGCTGATCAGTacaagctgctgctggagctgcttgAGACGCATGGCGTGCTCAGTCTGCGGCGCACGCTGGATCAGTTGCATGCGACGATGCGGCTGGAGCACGCCACCCTTTGTAAAAGCGAGCAAGATCGCAGCACGGAGACGAGGGAGGTGTTgagcgagcagctgcagccgccctTCGCCGTGGTGGACGAGAAGTACGTCGTAGCGGTGGCTTACTTCCGCAGCACCTATGTGCCGAAGGACCTGCCGACGGAGACGGCGTGGCAGACGCGGGAGCGGATCGAGGAGTCCAACGCGGTGAAGTGCCCGAGCGTTCCGTACCACCTGATGACCTTTAAAAAGATGCAGCAGGTCATGTCGAACGTGTCGGAGGTGCTGGCGCCCGTGAGCTTCGCTGGCGACCAGCAGAAGGCAGCCGCCCTGGCGGAGCACTTTGTTCCGCAGTACTCGCTGAATAAAGATGAGTACGCGCGGCTTGCAGAGAACCGGCAGCGCATCGGCGAGGGTAAGGGGATCCACGACCCGGAGTATTGGATCGCcgacgcggtgctgcacccGGAGCAGTATGTGCTGAAGCCGCAGCTTGAGGGAGGCGGCAACCTCATCGCCGGAGAGCCcatgcagcgcctgctgcgtgATGTGAATAGCGACGACCCGCTCTACCAAAAGATCCGGCGTGAGTACATCCTGATGCGGAGAATTGACCACCTTGTTACGACTGGTGTCTTGTTCCAGGCAAGCAGAATTCACGTCCTGGAGAACAATGCGTGCTCGGAGGTCGGCATCTTCGGCGTCATCTTGTCATCCGACGCAAACGGGTGCATGATGAACCAAGCTGCCGGCAGCTTGGTGCGGACTAAGCCGGCGGATGTCACGGACGGCGGCGTGGTAGCAGGCGTAGCGGCCTTGGACAGTGTGCAGATAGTCAGCTAG